A region of Bacteroidia bacterium DNA encodes the following proteins:
- a CDS encoding 7-carboxy-7-deazaguanine synthase QueE gives MNSFNGALSLIPDEYLQPTYPVMETFYSLQGEGYWSGSAAFFIRLAGCDIQCFWCDVQESWEQNTYPSRTVKQILQEILENKADRVVITGGEPTLHNLTPLTKALQTANLKVHLETAGNHEITGFFDWVCLSPKKFCPVLAQNYPLANELKIIVRNQHDLEWAANQAEYCTPKTLKYLQPEWTNFEKAIHWIIPYIQQNTGWKLSLQIHKYLNIR, from the coding sequence ATGAATAGTTTTAATGGAGCTTTATCACTCATTCCAGATGAGTATTTGCAACCTACCTATCCTGTAATGGAAACTTTTTACAGCCTGCAAGGAGAAGGATATTGGAGCGGCAGTGCTGCTTTTTTTATCCGATTAGCCGGCTGTGATATCCAATGCTTTTGGTGTGATGTACAAGAATCATGGGAACAAAATACCTACCCAAGCCGAACAGTCAAACAAATATTACAAGAAATACTTGAAAATAAAGCAGATAGAGTCGTTATTACCGGAGGTGAGCCAACCCTCCACAACCTTACTCCACTAACAAAAGCCTTACAAACAGCTAACCTTAAAGTACACTTAGAAACCGCCGGAAACCATGAAATCACCGGTTTTTTTGACTGGGTTTGCCTTTCTCCCAAGAAGTTTTGTCCCGTTTTAGCCCAAAACTATCCACTTGCTAATGAACTAAAAATAATCGTTCGGAATCAACATGACCTCGAATGGGCAGCCAACCAAGCTGAATATTGCACACCTAAAACCCTCAAATATCTACAGCCTGAATGGACTAATTTTGAAAAGGCAATCCACTGGATTATTCCCTATATCCAACAAAACACCGGCTGGAAACTCAGTTTACAAATACATAAATACCTAAATATCAGATGA
- the asnB gene encoding asparagine synthase (glutamine-hydrolyzing): protein MCGILGWIDYGKSVSDSLFNQALNHLAKRGPDYQAIYRHQRTCLGHARLSIIDLSAAANQPIFDKTGRYAIIFNGEIFNYQELRHKLTQFSIQLQTNSDTEILLYLFIQYGESCLSFLNGFFAFAIYDHQTQDLFIARDRFGIKPLKYFQDESYFAFSSEMKALLALPLPRLLNIDAVNLYFQYSYLPPGVSMLQGFKQLLPGECLWIRNGQVQVNRWYELPRPSLSNSKETISYQEAQHKLLNLLEDAVQKRLIADVPVGVFLSGGIDSSIVTALAARNQKKLSTFSISFDNPLYDERKYALAVAKKYQTEHTLFEVQTEDLFSCVSDVLDYLDEPFADSSALNFFILARQTRQKVVAALSGDGADEVFAGYTKHVGLLKAGQNSLVNNILRFSQPILRKLPANRNSSLGRILYQITKYAEGLPLPAAERYLAWCRIAAQQEVTQILQPKFQSLNSNAAILKTKITDNQDFNDILAADVQLVLAGDMLVKADLMSMANSLEVRVPFLDYRVVEFAFSLPANYKIQGTQRKRILQDTFRDLLPPELYNRPKQGFEVPLRDWFLGPYRTTIEKNILNKNIIESQGIFQYPAIMRLWNNILLGKNTKEDCTLWAFIVFQHWYHRYISQP from the coding sequence ATGTGTGGGATTTTAGGATGGATAGACTACGGCAAATCGGTTTCCGATAGTTTATTTAACCAAGCATTAAATCATTTAGCGAAACGAGGCCCTGATTATCAGGCTATTTATCGCCACCAAAGAACGTGTTTAGGCCATGCCAGACTTTCTATTATTGACCTAAGTGCTGCCGCTAATCAACCTATTTTTGACAAAACCGGCCGTTATGCAATCATTTTTAACGGAGAAATATTTAATTATCAGGAACTTAGACACAAATTAACACAATTCAGTATCCAGCTTCAAACCAATTCGGATACTGAAATTTTGCTTTACCTATTTATCCAATACGGAGAAAGTTGTTTGTCTTTTCTAAATGGTTTTTTTGCTTTTGCCATTTATGACCACCAAACTCAAGACTTATTTATTGCCCGAGATCGGTTTGGGATTAAGCCACTAAAATATTTTCAAGACGAAAGTTATTTTGCTTTTTCTTCCGAAATGAAGGCACTATTAGCACTTCCCCTGCCGCGTTTGTTAAATATAGATGCTGTCAATTTATACTTTCAATACAGCTATCTGCCTCCGGGGGTTTCTATGCTACAAGGATTTAAACAGCTACTACCCGGAGAATGTTTATGGATACGTAACGGACAGGTACAGGTGAATCGCTGGTATGAGCTACCACGCCCTTCACTATCTAACTCAAAAGAAACCATTTCTTATCAAGAGGCGCAGCATAAACTGCTAAATCTTTTGGAAGATGCGGTTCAAAAACGGTTAATTGCGGATGTTCCGGTTGGCGTATTTTTAAGCGGTGGAATAGATTCTTCGATAGTAACGGCTCTCGCCGCAAGGAATCAAAAAAAACTATCTACGTTTTCTATCAGTTTTGATAATCCATTATACGATGAGCGGAAATACGCACTGGCAGTTGCCAAAAAATATCAAACAGAACACACCCTCTTTGAGGTTCAAACCGAAGATTTATTTTCCTGCGTTTCAGATGTTTTAGATTATCTGGATGAACCTTTTGCGGATTCATCTGCGCTGAATTTTTTTATTTTAGCCCGCCAAACACGGCAAAAGGTAGTTGCAGCATTATCCGGAGATGGTGCTGATGAAGTCTTTGCCGGCTATACAAAACACGTAGGACTTTTAAAGGCGGGGCAAAATTCATTGGTAAACAATATATTACGATTTTCACAGCCAATTCTAAGAAAATTACCGGCTAACCGAAATTCTTCTTTGGGAAGAATTTTATACCAAATAACCAAATACGCAGAAGGACTTCCGCTACCGGCAGCAGAACGTTATTTAGCTTGGTGCCGTATAGCTGCTCAACAAGAAGTAACCCAAATTCTTCAACCTAAATTCCAATCCCTAAATTCTAACGCAGCAATATTAAAAACTAAAATAACTGATAATCAGGACTTCAATGATATTTTAGCCGCAGATGTTCAGTTGGTTTTAGCCGGTGATATGCTGGTAAAAGCAGACTTAATGTCTATGGCAAATTCGTTAGAAGTGCGTGTGCCTTTTTTGGATTATCGAGTAGTAGAATTTGCTTTTTCGCTTCCGGCTAACTATAAGATTCAGGGCACTCAACGAAAGCGGATTTTGCAAGATACTTTTCGAGATTTATTACCTCCGGAATTATACAACCGCCCCAAACAAGGCTTTGAAGTTCCGCTAAGAGATTGGTTCTTAGGGCCATATCGCACAACTATTGAGAAAAATATCTTAAACAAAAATATAATTGAATCCCAAGGTATTTTTCAATATCCGGCAATAATGCGCCTTTGGAATAATATTTTACTCGGTAAAAACACCAAAGAGGACTGTACCTTGTGGGCATTTATCGTATTCCAACATTGGTATCATCGGTATATCAGCCAACCCTAA
- a CDS encoding DUF1573 domain-containing protein: MNIKYRNLLFGLLTVGLLYSCKQETTKTEQSNSATQTTATQENKDAEKENLPTTTYIVDSETHDFGKITEGEKVSHTFKIKNTGQNPLVINDVKPSCGCTTPNWTKDPIPPGNEGKIEVEFDSQGKSGNQSKTVTVTANADPKIKILKFTGEVVSAKK, encoded by the coding sequence ATGAACATAAAATACCGAAACCTGCTATTTGGGCTACTAACCGTAGGCTTACTGTATTCTTGTAAGCAAGAAACCACTAAGACAGAACAATCAAATTCTGCTACACAAACAACTGCTACACAAGAAAATAAAGACGCAGAAAAAGAAAATTTACCAACAACTACCTACATAGTAGATTCCGAAACCCACGACTTTGGGAAAATTACCGAGGGCGAAAAAGTATCCCATACATTTAAGATTAAAAATACAGGACAAAATCCATTGGTTATCAATGATGTAAAGCCATCTTGCGGCTGCACAACTCCTAATTGGACAAAAGACCCGATTCCTCCCGGAAATGAAGGAAAAATTGAGGTTGAATTTGACTCGCAAGGAAAATCCGGCAACCAATCCAAAACGGTTACAGTTACCGCAAACGCAGATCCCAAAATTAAAATATTAAAATTTACAGGCGAAGTAGTATCCGCTAAAAAGTAA
- a CDS encoding insulinase family protein yields MRKLTLWLFVWFLGTSSWTAFTQIRDWSIDNDGKRKFRYMHGDPTNTRWYELDNQLTVFISVNKAEPRVETAIAVRAGSKHDPETNTGLAHYLEHMLFKGTDKFGTRNYTEEKKYLDEIENLYEKYNHTTDPEKRKQIYHQIDSISNIAAKVAIPNEYDKMVSAIGATGTNAYTSFEQTVYVNNIPTNEMERWLKIEGERFRAPVLRLFHTELEAVYEEKNISLDNDNRRVNEVMLANLFKNHHYGTQTTIGTVEHLKNPSLSKIKEYFQKYYVPNNMAIIISGDVDPAATMDLIEKNFGWMTPKPIEPYKFKPEDPITSPIVKTVSGPDAESVLLGFRLPGIGKDDYYGLTFIDALLSNSTAGLIDLNLVQQQKVLSAASFIWDLQDYSIHFLQGKPRKGQDLAEVSKLLLDQLEKIKQGQFEERLMKAVLKNMMIERTRSFLENKGRIYALVDAYTSGRGWENYLATYDYMQRYNKDKIMEIAKKYYGQNYVMVIKKNGPKDEIVKVPKPEITPLPVNREEQSRFTAEIFEKTPAAIKPEFINYKTDIVTDKTQKGIPILYKKNDENNLFNLYYIFDLGKNHDKKLAFAIKYLEYLGSGTMSAEQFKMKMYELACDFGVSSTDDQSYVYLRGPEDSFEEALKLFEGLLANPKPDEAALKNLVEGELKRRTDLKLNKGAILQQAMMNYAAYGSKSPFTDILKAEELKTLTAAELITKIKQLTTFQHRILYFGQNSVEKVRDYMNKYHQTPATLTPLPKATTYVRQDMTNPSVIFVNYEMVQAELLWVYKSKDYTPELVPTVSMYNEYFGSGMSSVVFQTIREAKALAYSTRSVFRIPTKKEDPFYNIAYVGTQADKMNDAFNAMEELLNGMPLVEKNYQIAKASLKNQLETNRIIREDVLLNFENAKKLGLDYDIREKIYAALDGMRLNDIHKFQEEYVSKKPYTLLVLGSKDRVDMKKLNQYGKVTVLTLEEVFGY; encoded by the coding sequence ATGCGAAAATTAACTTTATGGTTATTTGTCTGGTTTTTAGGAACCAGTTCTTGGACAGCTTTTACCCAGATACGGGACTGGTCCATTGATAATGACGGAAAACGAAAGTTCCGCTATATGCACGGCGACCCTACCAACACTCGTTGGTATGAGCTTGATAACCAGCTTACTGTATTTATTTCGGTTAATAAAGCCGAGCCTCGTGTAGAAACGGCCATAGCCGTTCGCGCAGGCTCTAAGCATGACCCAGAAACCAATACCGGCTTAGCCCATTATCTTGAACACATGTTATTTAAAGGTACGGATAAATTCGGAACAAGAAATTATACCGAAGAAAAAAAATACCTTGACGAAATCGAAAACCTCTACGAAAAATATAACCACACCACAGACCCAGAAAAACGAAAACAAATTTACCACCAAATCGACTCTATATCCAACATAGCCGCAAAAGTTGCCATCCCTAACGAATACGACAAAATGGTATCTGCCATAGGAGCTACCGGAACCAATGCCTACACCTCCTTTGAACAAACGGTTTATGTAAACAATATTCCCACAAACGAAATGGAACGTTGGCTAAAAATTGAAGGTGAACGCTTCCGAGCACCTGTACTCAGGTTGTTTCATACCGAATTAGAAGCCGTTTATGAAGAAAAAAATATCTCATTAGATAATGATAACCGGAGAGTGAATGAAGTAATGCTCGCAAACTTATTCAAAAACCACCATTACGGTACCCAAACAACTATCGGTACAGTAGAACACCTCAAAAATCCGTCATTATCCAAGATTAAAGAATACTTCCAAAAATACTATGTTCCCAATAACATGGCTATCATTATTTCCGGAGATGTTGACCCTGCAGCTACGATGGATTTAATCGAAAAGAATTTTGGCTGGATGACCCCTAAACCAATTGAACCCTACAAATTCAAGCCGGAAGATCCTATTACCAGCCCTATTGTTAAAACCGTTTCCGGCCCTGATGCAGAATCAGTATTATTAGGTTTTCGCCTACCCGGCATCGGAAAAGATGATTATTACGGCCTAACGTTTATTGATGCATTACTATCCAACTCTACTGCCGGCCTCATTGACCTCAACTTGGTTCAACAACAAAAAGTGCTTTCCGCAGCCTCCTTTATTTGGGATTTACAAGATTATTCCATCCATTTTTTACAAGGAAAACCCAGAAAAGGCCAAGATTTAGCCGAAGTATCTAAACTATTATTAGACCAACTCGAAAAAATCAAACAAGGCCAATTTGAAGAGCGACTAATGAAAGCCGTTTTGAAAAATATGATGATTGAGCGCACACGCTCTTTCTTAGAAAATAAAGGCCGGATATACGCCTTAGTAGATGCCTACACCTCCGGCAGAGGCTGGGAAAACTATTTAGCTACCTATGATTATATGCAACGCTATAACAAAGATAAAATCATGGAAATAGCGAAAAAATATTACGGACAAAACTATGTGATGGTGATTAAAAAGAATGGCCCTAAAGACGAAATTGTAAAAGTTCCCAAACCCGAAATCACACCACTTCCCGTAAACCGTGAAGAACAATCCAGATTTACCGCAGAAATATTTGAAAAAACACCCGCTGCTATAAAGCCGGAGTTCATAAACTATAAAACAGACATTGTAACCGATAAAACCCAAAAAGGAATCCCTATATTATACAAGAAAAATGACGAAAATAATCTGTTCAACCTATATTATATCTTCGATTTAGGCAAAAACCACGACAAAAAGTTGGCCTTTGCTATCAAATATTTGGAATATTTAGGTAGCGGAACAATGTCTGCCGAGCAGTTTAAAATGAAAATGTATGAGTTAGCTTGTGATTTTGGTGTATCCAGCACTGATGACCAAAGTTACGTTTACCTTCGCGGGCCGGAAGATTCTTTTGAAGAAGCCCTAAAACTATTTGAAGGTCTCTTAGCTAACCCCAAACCAGATGAAGCAGCACTCAAAAACTTAGTAGAAGGCGAACTAAAACGCCGAACCGACCTAAAACTCAATAAAGGAGCTATTCTGCAACAAGCTATGATGAATTATGCTGCCTATGGCTCCAAAAGCCCATTTACAGACATCTTAAAAGCCGAAGAATTAAAAACACTTACCGCCGCCGAATTAATTACCAAAATCAAGCAACTAACTACCTTTCAGCATCGTATCCTTTACTTTGGGCAAAATTCCGTAGAAAAAGTACGGGATTATATGAATAAATACCACCAAACCCCTGCAACCTTAACACCTCTCCCCAAAGCAACTACCTATGTGCGCCAAGATATGACCAACCCAAGTGTTATATTTGTTAACTACGAAATGGTTCAGGCAGAATTATTATGGGTTTACAAAAGCAAAGACTACACCCCCGAATTAGTGCCCACCGTTTCAATGTATAATGAATATTTCGGAAGCGGAATGTCATCAGTAGTATTCCAAACCATCAGAGAAGCCAAAGCCCTTGCCTACTCAACTCGGTCTGTGTTTAGAATACCCACCAAAAAAGAAGACCCATTCTACAACATTGCCTATGTAGGTACACAAGCAGATAAAATGAATGATGCCTTCAACGCTATGGAAGAACTTCTAAACGGAATGCCTCTCGTTGAAAAAAATTACCAAATCGCCAAAGCCTCTCTCAAAAACCAATTAGAAACAAATAGAATTATCAGAGAAGATGTTCTGCTCAACTTTGAAAACGCTAAAAAACTCGGCCTTGACTACGATATTCGTGAAAAAATCTATGCTGCCTTAGACGGTATGAGACTAAACGATATTCATAAATTCCAAGAAGAGTATGTTTCTAAAAAACCTTACACACTCTTGGTACTTGGGTCGAAAGATCGTGTTGATATGAAAAAATTGAACCAATACGGGAAAGTAACCGTTTTAACCTTAGAAGAAGTCTTTGGTTATTAA
- the yajC gene encoding preprotein translocase subunit YajC, with translation MQFLWILLQTHVPGSSWYSQLILMGGIILVFYFFMIRPQLQKQKKEKQFRESLKKGDKIITVGGLHARIVQIDTNSVLLEVSDNIKLRYERSAILRLADTSQES, from the coding sequence ATGCAATTTCTGTGGATTTTATTACAGACCCACGTGCCCGGGTCGTCTTGGTATTCCCAACTTATTTTGATGGGAGGAATCATTTTAGTATTCTACTTCTTTATGATTCGCCCCCAACTTCAAAAACAAAAAAAGGAAAAGCAATTTCGCGAGAGCTTGAAAAAAGGTGATAAAATAATTACGGTGGGAGGGCTTCACGCCCGCATTGTGCAAATAGACACCAATTCTGTGCTCTTAGAAGTTAGCGATAATATAAAACTACGATACGAACGCTCTGCTATCCTGCGCTTAGCAGACACCTCTCAGGAGTCTTAA
- a CDS encoding YtxH domain-containing protein produces the protein MSNRAFWSFLGGLVTGLAIGMLYAPDSGKNTRDKLKLKLEAYWTELKEMVKKKQEDLLNDNPLDSTLASSTRIGKNETSIPPTEDYTRAEELLREVETLLGDMKKS, from the coding sequence ATGAGTAATCGTGCATTTTGGAGTTTTTTAGGCGGTTTAGTTACAGGTTTGGCTATCGGAATGTTATATGCACCAGATTCCGGCAAAAATACCCGCGACAAACTCAAACTTAAATTAGAAGCATACTGGACTGAACTTAAAGAAATGGTAAAGAAAAAGCAAGAAGACCTCTTGAATGACAATCCTTTAGACAGTACATTAGCCTCCTCTACCAGAATAGGTAAAAATGAAACCTCAATTCCCCCCACCGAAGATTACACCCGAGCAGAAGAACTACTGCGCGAAGTCGAAACCTTATTGGGAGATATGAAAAAAAGCTAA
- a CDS encoding CDGSH iron-sulfur domain-containing protein, translating to MAKTIIKITPNGSIRVEGDFTLVDGEGKEFGLAGRTSVYLCRCGLSKIKPFCDGSHKGHFFDAGTAFDLAPPKS from the coding sequence ATGGCAAAAACAATTATTAAAATAACCCCAAACGGATCTATCCGAGTAGAGGGGGACTTTACCTTAGTTGATGGTGAGGGCAAAGAATTTGGCTTAGCCGGTAGAACATCAGTTTATCTGTGCCGATGCGGGTTGTCTAAAATAAAACCTTTTTGTGATGGCAGCCACAAGGGTCATTTTTTCGATGCAGGTACAGCTTTCGACTTAGCACCCCCAAAATCTTGA
- a CDS encoding T9SS type A sorting domain-containing protein: protein MKQIYKLFLITLACQFLFRIGLGQVTVAVQDFETIPATPTWNITAGGGNIGTAAGGGDTPATQRIRGGARSWQVNNGTATLDLDTFNVSSYSNIAVYVRISSTSTTTGNGADAGDYLRVFAALDNAAFLTNTQANADIAVNGDNNARWSYNNAENATTTAGTNLVVAGTSGTNAGTIYSTLKINIPNGTNNVKLRIIALNNATQEVWNVDDITIVAGCNSAPTTQATNISFSSVTTTSMTVGWTSGNGNRRILVGRQGGPVSWTPTNGTPPSGVNANFTSATDQGSGNKILYSGTGNSINITNLTANTFYYFRVYEFCDATNQYLTSAGTNNDGNQNQQTNCNAEPTTQASSISFGTTGPTSMVINWTNGNGRKRIVVLRASASVSWTPTDGSAPTGVNSVFSSATDKGSGNKIVYNGTGNTVTVTGLTANTTYYVQVFEFCDGNNDYLITSVPTNNGTQSNTTSNAGAPTILYMGDLALVALDANYTYNLDNTCDKISFVNFVELNPGTEILFTDNGYERGAAANVQTRRHGGGEGVVKLTWNGSSPLAKGTVTEWKPCESNTPTPDWTYTDIKNGTTFDLANAGDELFIMQGTWNTSRDSLEGRYIFAGSTWDDWLPVSSAVPDRASGTGQSRLPEGLECLNLQVNFIGGGEGRYKATETYTGTQMALLGYVVNDNTRWDAGAGKYSKPADFTVTGLGGVIGNWNGGTDTRWFNGCNWDVYRVPDSTVNVTFSVSNVVNANSIVLLPNETAKCNDLTISGGNGINSTRRIVGKSSANRVLSIYGDLTFNGQNALDFDDGNNGTSDGTIKLKGNWVNQGSETDFIEGNSTIVFDGYSTQTISVATGDNEYFYNLVFNNNAGFSLSDSISVSGTLALTRGVVNTNGKTVSVTNPSETSITDGNSVVSYASSSSWVNGNLNRSISNTGVFYMYPVGSASKYQLAGIKINSHTGLSRINMFFTSGSPGAATLASPFAEGGAYFTKLLQDGKWTTSANAGVSSINYNLELFPSFDWGNSCGSGLPCAAYTIVKRPNDSSPWDNGTSAPSFTGGYAGSGRNNVSGGILRTGYTSFSEEGIAGSEDSPFPIELLSFNGLYIGNHTASLSWQTTPQSTAKIFYIEKATDATNFVMIGYVASNASNSYNFKDFNMLDSRVFYRLRMIDNDGSFTLSPVVELTQSSLEETAYIFPNPSKPGASLNLFVRVAQSQTANVEIYNTLGQIVDNQDINIKSGSGNYVLHTDLSGGIYCVKISGKGFETTQRIVVE from the coding sequence ATGAAACAAATTTACAAACTATTTTTGATTACACTTGCTTGCCAGTTCTTATTTCGTATTGGTTTAGGGCAAGTTACAGTTGCCGTTCAAGATTTTGAAACAATACCGGCAACTCCTACATGGAACATCACAGCAGGAGGTGGGAATATCGGTACAGCCGCTGGCGGCGGCGACACCCCCGCTACCCAACGCATACGAGGCGGCGCTCGCTCTTGGCAGGTAAACAACGGCACAGCAACCTTAGACTTAGATACCTTTAATGTATCCAGCTATTCTAATATAGCTGTGTATGTTAGAATTTCCAGTACCTCTACAACTACTGGAAATGGTGCTGATGCTGGAGACTATCTACGTGTATTTGCAGCCCTTGACAATGCTGCCTTCCTAACAAACACACAAGCTAACGCCGATATTGCCGTCAATGGAGACAATAATGCCCGCTGGAGCTATAATAATGCCGAAAATGCAACTACTACCGCCGGCACAAACTTAGTGGTTGCAGGAACATCCGGCACAAACGCAGGAACCATCTACTCTACCCTCAAGATTAACATCCCTAACGGAACCAATAACGTAAAACTACGCATCATTGCACTCAATAATGCAACACAAGAAGTCTGGAACGTTGATGATATTACCATAGTTGCCGGCTGCAACAGTGCTCCTACCACACAAGCTACTAACATTAGTTTTTCAAGTGTAACAACCACATCTATGACTGTTGGCTGGACATCCGGTAACGGCAATCGCCGGATATTAGTAGGCCGTCAAGGAGGCCCAGTTTCTTGGACACCCACTAACGGAACACCGCCTTCCGGCGTAAACGCAAACTTCACCTCCGCTACTGACCAAGGCTCCGGAAACAAAATACTCTACAGCGGAACCGGTAACTCCATTAATATCACCAATTTAACAGCTAATACTTTTTATTACTTCCGCGTATATGAATTTTGTGATGCTACCAATCAATACCTAACTTCTGCCGGAACTAATAATGATGGGAACCAAAATCAACAAACGAACTGTAATGCAGAACCGACAACCCAAGCCAGCAGTATTTCCTTTGGGACAACAGGCCCTACCAGTATGGTCATTAACTGGACAAATGGCAACGGACGAAAAAGAATTGTGGTTTTGCGTGCCAGTGCCAGCGTTTCCTGGACTCCCACAGATGGATCTGCACCCACCGGCGTTAACTCTGTATTCTCATCAGCTACAGATAAAGGCAGCGGAAATAAAATCGTTTACAACGGAACTGGAAATACAGTAACCGTTACCGGCTTAACTGCCAACACCACATATTACGTGCAGGTATTCGAGTTCTGCGACGGAAATAATGACTATTTAATTACTTCCGTACCTACCAATAACGGCACTCAATCTAACACTACTTCCAACGCAGGTGCTCCAACTATACTTTATATGGGAGATTTAGCCTTAGTCGCTTTGGATGCTAACTATACTTATAATTTAGATAATACCTGTGATAAAATTAGTTTTGTAAACTTTGTGGAACTAAATCCCGGAACCGAGATTTTGTTTACCGACAATGGTTATGAGCGTGGTGCGGCAGCTAATGTTCAAACACGCCGGCATGGCGGCGGAGAAGGTGTCGTAAAACTAACATGGAACGGCTCCAGCCCACTCGCAAAAGGCACAGTTACTGAATGGAAACCCTGCGAATCAAATACCCCTACCCCTGATTGGACTTATACTGATATTAAAAATGGAACCACTTTTGATTTGGCTAACGCAGGAGATGAACTATTTATAATGCAAGGTACATGGAATACTTCAAGAGATTCCTTAGAAGGACGTTATATTTTTGCTGGCTCTACTTGGGACGACTGGCTGCCGGTTTCTAGTGCTGTTCCAGACAGAGCCTCCGGCACAGGTCAATCGAGATTACCAGAGGGTTTGGAATGTCTTAATCTTCAGGTAAATTTTATTGGTGGTGGAGAAGGACGCTATAAAGCTACCGAAACTTATACAGGCACACAAATGGCTCTGTTAGGTTATGTAGTAAATGACAATACTCGGTGGGATGCCGGCGCTGGCAAATACTCTAAACCAGCGGACTTTACCGTTACCGGACTTGGAGGCGTTATTGGTAATTGGAACGGTGGCACAGATACCCGCTGGTTTAATGGCTGTAATTGGGACGTGTACCGTGTGCCGGATTCTACCGTAAATGTTACGTTCTCCGTATCTAATGTTGTTAATGCAAACAGTATCGTACTTTTACCTAACGAAACTGCTAAATGTAACGACCTTACCATTTCCGGCGGCAACGGCATCAACTCAACCAGAAGAATTGTCGGAAAAAGTAGTGCAAATAGAGTTCTTTCAATATACGGAGACCTCACTTTTAACGGCCAAAATGCCCTTGATTTTGATGACGGAAACAATGGAACATCAGACGGAACTATAAAATTGAAAGGAAATTGGGTAAACCAAGGATCAGAAACAGACTTTATTGAAGGAAATAGTACCATAGTATTTGACGGATATTCTACACAAACCATTTCAGTAGCAACCGGCGATAATGAGTATTTCTATAACTTGGTTTTTAATAACAATGCTGGCTTCTCCCTATCCGACTCTATCTCTGTATCAGGCACGTTGGCACTAACTCGCGGAGTTGTTAATACTAACGGAAAAACCGTCTCCGTAACTAACCCTTCAGAAACTTCAATTACAGACGGAAATTCAGTTGTTTCCTACGCATCTTCTTCTTCATGGGTAAATGGTAACTTAAATCGTTCAATATCCAATACCGGCGTTTTCTATATGTATCCGGTTGGTAGTGCTTCAAAATATCAGTTAGCAGGTATTAAAATCAACAGTCATACGGGTTTATCTCGGATAAATATGTTCTTTACAAGCGGTTCACCCGGTGCTGCGACCTTAGCTTCTCCTTTTGCCGAAGGCGGAGCATACTTCACGAAGCTACTACAAGACGGGAAATGGACAACCTCAGCTAACGCCGGAGTTTCAAGCATAAATTATAATTTAGAACTTTTTCCCAGTTTTGATTGGGGAAACTCTTGTGGAAGCGGCCTTCCTTGTGCTGCCTATACCATCGTAAAAAGACCAAACGACTCCAGCCCATGGGATAATGGAACGTCCGCACCTTCATTTACCGGTGGTTATGCCGGTTCAGGACGCAATAACGTATCCGGTGGAATCCTCAGAACAGGCTATACCTCCTTTTCAGAAGAAGGAATCGCCGGCAGCGAAGACTCTCCTTTCCCTATTGAATTATTGAGTTTCAATGGTTTATACATAGGAAATCATACTGCATCTCTATCTTGGCAAACGACTCCTCAATCTACGGCAAAAATATTTTATATCGAAAAAGCCACAGATGCTACTAATTTTGTGATGATTGGTTACGTTGCTTCCAATGCCTCAAATTCTTATAATTTTAAAGACTTCAATATGCTTGATAGCCGCGTTTTCTACCGCCTTCGGATGATAGACAATGACGGAAGTTTTACTCTAAGCCCAGTAGTTGAACTCACTCAATCTTCCTTAGAAGAAACAGCTTATATTTTCCCCAATCCAAGTAAACCTGGAGCCTCCTTAAATTTGTTTGTGCGAGTTGCACAGAGCCAGACTGCTAATGTCGAAATCTATAATACATTAGGTCAAATTGTTGATAATCAGGATATAAACATTAAAAGCGGTTCTGGAAACTATGTACTGCATACAGACTTATCCGGCGGAATTTATTGTGTTAAAATATCCGGAAAAGGTTTTGAAACAACTCAACGAATCGTTGTAGAATAA